A portion of the Pseudopipra pipra isolate bDixPip1 chromosome 1, bDixPip1.hap1, whole genome shotgun sequence genome contains these proteins:
- the MTURN gene encoding maturin, giving the protein MAFEALAEAAERWCARTPFQLIAAEETERRMDFYAEPGVSFYVLCPEAACGDNFHVWSESEDCLPFLQLAQDYISSCGKKTLHEILEKVFKSFRPLLGLPDVDDDAFEEYNADVEEEEPEADHQQMGVSQQ; this is encoded by the exons ATGGCTTTCGAGGCGCTggcggaggcggcggagcgGTGGTGCGCCCGCACGCCCTTCCAGCTCATCGCCGCCGAGGAAACGGAGCGGCGCATGGACTTCTACGCCGAGCCCGGCGTCTCCTTCTACGTGCTGTGCCCGGAGGCCGCCTGCGGGGACAATTTC CACGTGTGGAGCGAAAGTGAAGACTGCTTACCTTTTCTGCAGCTCGCACAGGATTACATCTCCTCCTGTGGGAAAAAGACACTCCATGAAATATTGGAAAAAGTCTTCAAATCCTTCAGACCT TTACTTGGGCTTCCAGATGTTGATGATGATGCATTTGAAGAATATAACGCAGATGTGGAAGAAGAGGAACCAGAAGCTGATCACCAACAGATGGGTGTCAGTCAGCAGTGA